From Mesobacillus boroniphilus, the proteins below share one genomic window:
- the arcC gene encoding carbamate kinase has protein sequence MKKQKVVIALGGNAIQSGDASAEAQQLALENTARQLVGFIEKGIDIIISHGNGPQVGNILLQQKAAHSDKNPQMPLDTCGAMSQGMIGYWMQNAMDKVLKERGIEKNIATIVTRVVVDQKDPAFKNPTKPIGPFYSEEEAKRLMEETGAKFKEDAGRGWRRVVPSPLPVSIKEHSVIQSLVDEGNIVISVGGGGIPVIETENGVKGIEAVIDKDFASQKLAELVNADALIILTAVDHVYVDFNKPTQRKLGEISIGELSSYSQSGHFAAGSMLPKVQAAIQFAQSNPERKTIITSLDFAFEAMEGKAGTVISMQGEKILS, from the coding sequence ATGAAAAAACAAAAGGTTGTGATCGCGCTAGGAGGAAATGCGATCCAGTCAGGAGATGCATCGGCTGAGGCTCAGCAGCTAGCGCTTGAAAATACCGCAAGACAGCTGGTCGGTTTTATTGAAAAAGGGATTGACATCATTATTTCTCATGGCAATGGTCCTCAAGTGGGAAATATACTGCTTCAGCAAAAAGCAGCACATTCAGATAAGAATCCTCAAATGCCCCTTGATACTTGCGGTGCAATGAGCCAGGGAATGATTGGTTATTGGATGCAAAATGCGATGGATAAAGTACTGAAGGAACGAGGGATTGAAAAGAATATCGCTACAATTGTCACTCGTGTCGTCGTTGATCAGAAGGATCCAGCATTTAAAAATCCAACAAAGCCAATCGGCCCTTTTTATAGTGAGGAAGAAGCGAAGAGATTGATGGAAGAAACGGGAGCAAAATTTAAGGAGGATGCAGGAAGAGGATGGAGAAGAGTAGTACCTTCACCACTTCCTGTTAGCATCAAGGAGCATTCTGTTATACAATCTCTTGTCGATGAAGGAAATATTGTGATATCTGTAGGGGGAGGCGGAATTCCGGTCATAGAGACAGAGAATGGTGTGAAAGGGATTGAAGCGGTCATTGATAAAGATTTTGCTTCGCAAAAGCTGGCAGAACTAGTAAATGCGGATGCCCTGATCATTCTAACAGCTGTTGATCATGTATATGTCGACTTCAATAAGCCAACCCAACGCAAGCTAGGAGAAATCAGCATCGGAGAACTATCATCCTATAGTCAATCAGGCCACTTCGCAGCAGGAAGCATGCTTCCAAAAGTTCAAGCAGCGATACAATTCGCACAATCAAATCCAGAGAGGAAAACAATCATCACTTCACTTGACTTTGCTTTTGAGGCAATGGAAGGAAAAGCTGGAACCGTCATTTCGATGCAAGGGGAAAAAATTCTTTCCTAG
- a CDS encoding acyl-CoA thioesterase, whose protein sequence is MERLSSNVSRTFQNRLVLPPDTNHLGTIFGGTVLSYIDEIAAIAAMKHSRKAVVTASIDSVNFLSSAIVGDILTLEAVVISTGRTSMEVFVKVESENLKTSRKTLTTTSILTMVAKDDNGKPVPVARVIPENDEEQEMFNTADMRRQRRLEMRKSNQDGGMFNEYPSKG, encoded by the coding sequence ATGGAAAGATTATCATCAAATGTATCGAGGACATTTCAGAACCGGCTGGTTTTGCCTCCGGATACAAACCATCTTGGAACCATTTTTGGCGGAACGGTACTTTCGTATATTGATGAAATTGCCGCTATAGCGGCAATGAAACATAGCAGAAAGGCTGTCGTCACCGCCTCGATTGACTCGGTGAATTTTTTGTCTTCCGCAATAGTAGGCGATATTTTAACACTCGAAGCGGTGGTCATTTCAACAGGCAGAACGTCAATGGAAGTGTTCGTGAAAGTGGAAAGTGAAAACTTGAAAACTAGCAGGAAAACGTTGACTACCACCTCGATTCTTACCATGGTTGCAAAGGATGACAATGGTAAACCGGTACCCGTCGCAAGGGTGATTCCAGAGAATGATGAAGAACAGGAGATGTTCAACACTGCCGATATGAGAAGGCAGAGGAGGCTGGAAATGAGAAAAAGTAACCAAGATGGAGGAATGTTCAATGAGTATCCAAGTAAAGGATGA
- a CDS encoding ribonucleoside-diphosphate reductase subunit alpha yields MSIQVKDENVAKLVAEIERSFPKLDFQRFKEKVDHALEVKKMTDSQIENMLILSAVERISRNEPEWTYVAARFYLKKLYKLSANYRNTRLESGYGSFYELINRLIGIGIYDSKVLTSYSREEIDYLEKVIDPERDKLFTYIGLLTMAERYLARTQNGDFAELPQERFMLIAMTLLAKEPKEKRLELVKEAYWAISNLYMTVATPTLSNAGKSYGQLSSCFIDTVADDLRSIYDSNTDISTLSKNGGGIGVYLGKIRSRGSDIKGFKGVSSGVIPWMKQLNNTAVSVDQLGQRQGAIAVYLDVWHKDIFPFLDAKLNNGDERQRTHDLFSGICIPDLFMEQVEKRGDWYLFDPHEVRKVMGFSLEDYFDEEKGAGSFRDKYWACVYHPSLSHEVVPAIEIFKSIMVSQLETGTPYMFYRDQVNRLNANHHKGMIYCSNLCTEITQNMSPTLLEEETVKDGKILIYKKPGDFVVCNLSSISLAKSVMDDVLERVINIQVRLLDNVIDINEIPVLQAQITNKNYRGIGLGTFGWHHLLALKGIKWESEEAVEYCDALYENIAYLTINASLGLAVEKGAYPYFEGSDWSTGQFFEKRQYTGERWGNLAVEVKQYGIRNGYLMAVAPNSSTSILAGSTASIDPIFRLEYSEEKKDYKIPVTAPDLSAETMWFYKTAYSLDQHWSIRQNARRQRHIDQSISFNFYVTNTIKAKALLELHMDAWKSGLKTTYYVRSTSSSEFDECESCHS; encoded by the coding sequence ATGAGTATCCAAGTAAAGGATGAAAATGTAGCCAAACTTGTCGCAGAAATAGAGCGGTCGTTCCCTAAACTAGACTTTCAACGGTTCAAAGAAAAGGTGGATCATGCCCTTGAAGTGAAGAAAATGACAGACAGCCAGATCGAAAACATGCTGATTTTATCCGCCGTTGAACGAATCAGCCGGAATGAGCCTGAATGGACATATGTGGCTGCGAGGTTTTATCTAAAGAAATTATACAAGCTTAGCGCAAACTATAGAAATACAAGATTAGAGTCTGGTTACGGATCGTTCTATGAACTTATCAATAGATTAATTGGTATTGGGATTTATGACAGTAAAGTCTTAACATCCTACTCCCGTGAAGAAATAGATTACCTGGAAAAAGTCATTGATCCCGAGAGAGACAAGCTGTTTACATATATCGGTCTTTTAACCATGGCGGAAAGGTATCTGGCGCGAACACAAAATGGTGATTTTGCCGAACTGCCACAAGAACGGTTCATGCTGATCGCCATGACACTGCTGGCTAAAGAACCGAAAGAAAAACGGCTTGAACTAGTTAAGGAGGCATACTGGGCAATTTCAAATCTTTATATGACAGTGGCCACTCCGACACTCTCGAATGCCGGCAAAAGCTATGGCCAATTATCGAGCTGCTTTATCGATACAGTTGCGGACGATTTAAGGAGTATTTACGACTCGAATACAGATATATCGACCTTGAGTAAAAATGGCGGCGGCATTGGTGTTTATCTTGGTAAAATCAGAAGCCGCGGCAGTGATATCAAGGGCTTTAAAGGGGTCAGTTCCGGAGTCATCCCGTGGATGAAACAGCTGAATAACACCGCGGTTTCAGTTGATCAATTAGGCCAGCGTCAGGGTGCAATTGCTGTGTATCTCGATGTCTGGCATAAAGATATCTTCCCGTTTCTGGATGCAAAACTGAACAATGGAGACGAGCGCCAGAGGACGCATGATTTGTTTTCGGGTATTTGCATCCCCGATTTATTTATGGAACAAGTAGAAAAGCGAGGGGACTGGTATCTGTTCGATCCTCATGAAGTAAGGAAGGTCATGGGATTTTCCCTTGAAGATTATTTCGATGAGGAGAAGGGGGCAGGCTCCTTCCGTGACAAATATTGGGCCTGCGTCTACCATCCTAGTTTGTCACATGAAGTGGTACCTGCCATTGAAATCTTTAAATCGATCATGGTCTCTCAGCTTGAAACCGGCACACCTTACATGTTTTACAGGGATCAGGTTAACAGACTTAATGCCAATCACCACAAAGGGATGATTTACTGCAGTAATCTCTGCACGGAAATCACACAGAATATGAGCCCTACCCTCCTTGAAGAGGAAACAGTGAAGGACGGAAAGATTTTAATCTATAAAAAGCCGGGTGACTTTGTCGTCTGTAATTTATCCTCGATTTCTTTAGCGAAAAGTGTGATGGATGATGTATTGGAGAGAGTCATTAATATCCAGGTTAGATTACTGGATAATGTCATAGATATCAATGAAATCCCGGTCCTGCAGGCGCAAATAACCAACAAAAACTACAGGGGAATCGGACTGGGAACATTCGGCTGGCATCATCTGCTGGCTCTTAAAGGAATCAAATGGGAAAGCGAAGAAGCTGTCGAGTATTGTGATGCTCTCTATGAAAATATCGCCTATTTAACAATCAATGCAAGCCTTGGGCTGGCGGTAGAAAAAGGGGCATACCCTTATTTCGAAGGCTCAGATTGGTCGACTGGACAGTTTTTCGAAAAGAGACAGTACACTGGCGAAAGATGGGGGAACTTGGCTGTGGAAGTAAAGCAGTATGGAATCAGGAACGGCTACCTGATGGCAGTGGCACCCAACTCATCAACCTCCATCCTTGCAGGTTCGACAGCAAGCATTGACCCGATTTTCAGGCTTGAATACTCCGAGGAGAAAAAAGATTACAAGATTCCGGTGACCGCACCGGATTTATCAGCTGAAACCATGTGGTTCTATAAGACAGCCTACAGCCTTGACCAGCACTGGAGCATCAGGCAAAATGCACGCCGTCAGCGCCATATCGACCAATCCATCTCGTTTAATTTTTACGTGACAAACACGATTAAGGCAAAAGCACTGCTGGAGCTGCATATGGATGCCTGGAAGTCCGGTTTAAAAACGACTTACTATGTCCGATCCACATCTAGCAGTGAGTTTGACGAATGTGAAAGCTGCCATAGTTAA
- a CDS encoding ribonucleotide-diphosphate reductase subunit beta, with translation MTQLKKRTLVDVEAPNASTGIINGRNSNILNWDDVRFPWAYPKYKRMLGNFWTPFEINMSKDIKQFSRLSEKEKDAFLKIIGLLALLDSIQTDYASKVADYLTDSSLNALMIILAQQEVIHNHSYSYVLSSIVPKSKQEEVFDYWRTEPILRKRNEFITDGYKGFAENPSIENLLHSIVYDVILEGLFFYSGFAFFYNLARNQKMVGTSTMINYINRDEQLHVGLFEKIFKEILSENPEHNTESLRGFGTAAFKEAAQLEIEWANYIIGNEIDGLLMSDVEAYIKFMANKRAEQLGFNAPFEGHRTNPLRWIIAYQEVDLGKTDFFEQKSRQYTKTSDENGFDEL, from the coding sequence ATGACCCAATTGAAGAAAAGAACTCTTGTAGACGTTGAAGCTCCAAATGCTTCGACTGGAATTATTAATGGCCGTAACTCAAACATATTAAATTGGGATGATGTTCGCTTCCCCTGGGCGTATCCAAAATATAAGAGAATGCTGGGAAATTTCTGGACCCCTTTTGAAATCAATATGTCCAAGGATATTAAGCAATTTTCGAGGCTTTCCGAAAAAGAAAAGGATGCCTTTTTAAAAATCATTGGGCTGTTGGCACTCCTTGACAGCATTCAGACGGACTACGCCAGTAAAGTTGCCGATTATCTAACTGACTCCAGTTTAAATGCTTTGATGATCATTTTGGCGCAGCAGGAAGTAATCCATAATCATTCTTACAGCTATGTGCTGTCAAGCATCGTTCCCAAATCAAAGCAGGAGGAAGTGTTTGATTATTGGAGGACAGAACCAATCCTGCGCAAGCGAAATGAATTTATTACGGACGGCTATAAAGGTTTCGCGGAAAACCCAAGCATCGAAAATCTATTGCATTCCATTGTCTATGATGTCATCCTTGAAGGCCTGTTTTTCTACTCGGGCTTCGCCTTTTTTTATAACCTTGCGCGGAATCAGAAAATGGTTGGCACCAGTACGATGATTAACTACATCAACCGTGACGAACAGCTGCATGTAGGATTATTTGAAAAGATCTTCAAAGAGATTCTAAGTGAAAATCCCGAGCACAACACAGAATCATTGAGGGGATTTGGTACCGCAGCCTTCAAGGAAGCTGCACAGTTAGAGATTGAGTGGGCTAATTATATAATCGGCAACGAGATCGACGGTTTGCTCATGTCAGACGTGGAAGCCTATATAAAGTTCATGGCTAACAAACGAGCAGAACAATTAGGCTTCAATGCGCCTTTCGAAGGACATCGGACCAATCCGTTAAGGTGGATTATCGCCTATCAAGAAGTAGACCTTGGCAAGACAGATTTCTTTGAGCAAAAATCAAGACAGTACACCAAGACATCCGATGAAAACGGATTTGATGAACTATAA
- a CDS encoding sugar O-acetyltransferase, with protein sequence MKTEKEKMLAGEMYNPADPVLVKEREEARRKVRIYNQTLETEGEKRTKLLKELLGSTGETVVMEPNIRFDYGYNIHVGENFFANFDCTILDVCEVRFGDNCMLAPGVQIYTATHPLDPTERNSGREYAKPITFGDNVWIGGSAIINPGVTVGDNVVIASGAVVTKDVPDNVVVGGNPARVIKQIEL encoded by the coding sequence ATGAAAACGGAAAAAGAGAAGATGTTGGCTGGAGAAATGTATAATCCTGCTGACCCAGTATTAGTAAAGGAACGCGAGGAAGCTAGACGAAAAGTTAGGATATATAATCAAACATTGGAAACCGAAGGAGAAAAACGGACAAAGTTATTAAAGGAATTACTCGGCTCAACTGGAGAAACCGTGGTTATGGAGCCGAATATCCGCTTTGATTACGGTTATAACATACATGTAGGAGAGAACTTTTTTGCCAATTTTGATTGCACCATCCTGGATGTTTGTGAAGTCCGATTTGGCGACAATTGCATGCTTGCACCTGGCGTGCAAATCTATACAGCAACACATCCACTTGATCCAACTGAACGGAATTCAGGAAGGGAATATGCCAAACCGATCACATTTGGAGATAATGTATGGATTGGCGGAAGTGCAATCATTAATCCAGGAGTAACAGTAGGAGACAATGTCGTAATCGCATCAGGGGCAGTCGTGACGAAAGATGTGCCGGATAACGTTGTCGTTGGGGGCAATCCGGCTAGAGTCATTAAACAGATTGAACTTTAA
- a CDS encoding flavin monoamine oxidase family protein encodes MKEQVVIVGAGLSGLRAASLLQSKGISCRVLEARSRLGGRVLSMAAKDRPELGQFDLGPTWFWPNHESAITKLVKDLGLPTIEQHISGSMLFEQSQTGQAQRHVLPKGAVERSVRLAGGMQSLIDAIASSLPSGTVELNTRVNAIQLEEADGVTIEAEQCDGIKRSFRGAAVILALPPRILAERIAFEPRLPDGLIASLKDKPTWMAGQAKAIAIYDRPFWRDAGLSGQITSWAGPLQEIHDASPDTGYGALFGFFGLPANMRQEIGEEHILRLVTDQLTRLFGPPAGKPIALLYKDWASDPETAVEEDALPLTSFPDYGLPAGKSSWEKRVIFAATETAPGHGGHLEGALQAAERAASEVMKVL; translated from the coding sequence ATGAAAGAACAGGTTGTGATTGTCGGGGCTGGCCTATCAGGTTTGCGTGCTGCCTCTTTGCTGCAATCAAAAGGCATAAGCTGCAGGGTCCTGGAGGCGCGCAGCCGGCTTGGGGGCAGGGTTTTGAGCATGGCAGCCAAAGACAGGCCGGAGCTTGGCCAGTTTGATTTGGGCCCGACCTGGTTCTGGCCTAATCACGAGTCTGCCATCACCAAATTGGTAAAAGACCTTGGATTGCCCACCATTGAACAGCATATCTCAGGATCAATGCTTTTTGAGCAATCGCAAACTGGGCAGGCACAGCGTCATGTTCTCCCAAAAGGTGCAGTCGAGAGGTCGGTGCGGCTGGCCGGCGGTATGCAGTCCCTTATTGATGCCATCGCATCCTCACTTCCGTCTGGCACAGTCGAACTGAATACCCGGGTTAATGCAATCCAACTGGAGGAGGCAGACGGAGTCACAATAGAAGCTGAACAGTGTGATGGAATAAAGAGAAGCTTTCGGGGTGCAGCTGTAATCCTGGCATTGCCGCCGCGAATACTGGCAGAAAGGATCGCTTTTGAACCGCGACTCCCCGATGGACTAATAGCAAGCCTTAAAGACAAGCCGACGTGGATGGCGGGACAAGCGAAAGCGATTGCGATTTATGATCGGCCATTCTGGAGGGATGCTGGTCTCTCCGGCCAGATCACCAGCTGGGCCGGGCCCTTGCAAGAAATTCATGATGCTTCACCTGATACAGGATATGGCGCACTTTTTGGTTTTTTCGGGCTTCCGGCAAATATGCGTCAAGAAATTGGTGAGGAGCATATTCTGCGACTGGTCACTGACCAATTGACAAGGCTTTTTGGCCCGCCAGCTGGAAAACCCATTGCTCTCCTTTACAAAGATTGGGCGAGCGATCCAGAAACAGCTGTGGAGGAAGATGCACTGCCGTTGACCAGCTTCCCAGACTATGGCCTGCCGGCAGGGAAGAGTTCTTGGGAAAAGAGGGTTATTTTTGCGGCTACAGAAACAGCGCCTGGACATGGCGGGCATCTGGAAGGAGCACTTCAAGCAGCGGAGCGAGCGGCATCTGAAGTAATGAAAGTTTTATGA
- the yfkAB gene encoding radical SAM/CxCxxxxC motif protein YfkAB, producing the protein MSYIKAITPQHDPWEAYLDVEQYGSPQLTNIEFTTTTLCNMRCEHCAVGYTLQTKDPAALPLELLLHRLDEIPKLRSLSITGGEPMLSLSSVKNYVVPILKYAFERGVRTQINSNLTMDLSRYEMIIPYLDVLHISHNWGTVDDFVEGGFAMMEKKPDYQQREKYFTRMIENSRELVKAGVMVSAETMLNKRTLPYLEKIHRQIVDEMHCQRHEVHPMYPSDFASSLESLTLEEIRKAIHHLLDIRDENVWMLFGTLPFYACSNKQEDLDLLKRLYNSKNVTVRNDPDGRSRLNVNIFNGDIIVTDFGDTPPLGNIQNTSLEDAYQKWQKSEIAKQLSCHCPAVSCLGPNILVKNSYYQESDFSKLRHNVSR; encoded by the coding sequence ATGTCATACATAAAAGCAATCACCCCTCAACACGACCCCTGGGAAGCTTACCTTGATGTCGAACAATACGGCAGCCCTCAACTCACCAATATCGAATTCACGACAACGACCCTTTGCAACATGCGGTGCGAGCATTGTGCAGTCGGCTATACGCTTCAAACAAAGGACCCTGCTGCACTGCCCTTGGAGCTACTTTTGCACAGGCTGGACGAAATCCCGAAGCTGCGCTCTTTGAGCATTACCGGCGGCGAACCGATGCTTTCTCTCTCTTCGGTTAAAAATTATGTCGTTCCGATTTTGAAATACGCTTTTGAACGCGGCGTCCGTACGCAGATCAATTCCAATTTGACGATGGATCTTTCGCGGTACGAGATGATTATCCCGTATTTGGATGTACTTCATATCTCACACAACTGGGGCACTGTCGATGATTTCGTCGAGGGCGGATTCGCGATGATGGAAAAGAAGCCTGACTACCAGCAGCGCGAAAAATATTTTACAAGAATGATAGAAAACAGCAGAGAACTCGTGAAAGCCGGCGTCATGGTGTCGGCAGAAACGATGCTGAACAAGCGAACTTTGCCGTATCTTGAAAAGATTCACAGGCAAATCGTCGATGAAATGCATTGCCAGAGACACGAGGTGCACCCAATGTACCCTAGCGATTTCGCAAGCAGCCTCGAATCATTGACACTCGAAGAAATTCGCAAAGCCATCCACCACCTGCTCGACATCCGTGACGAAAATGTCTGGATGCTGTTCGGAACGCTGCCTTTCTATGCATGCAGCAATAAGCAGGAGGATCTGGACCTGCTAAAACGTCTTTACAACAGCAAAAATGTGACCGTCAGGAATGACCCGGATGGTCGTTCGCGCCTCAATGTGAATATTTTCAACGGCGATATCATCGTCACCGATTTCGGCGATACTCCGCCGCTTGGCAATATTCAAAACACCAGTCTTGAAGATGCCTATCAAAAGTGGCAGAAATCCGAAATCGCTAAGCAGCTAAGCTGTCACTGCCCGGCTGTTTCCTGCCTCGGTCCGAATATTCTCGTAAAAAACAGTTACTATCAAGAGTCCGACTTTAGCAAGCTGCGACATAACGTTTCCAGGTAA
- a CDS encoding EAL domain-containing protein, with translation MTCNACVVSKLQYEIRVEGDRNFLIYPEVVRHMERNGELVRAEGDTLVVREAGMKDFLDFCHDHMEADSVYFRLDGEKWRGLTQAEEILDSQWIDEVIRKELVTCHAQPILDAEGGIYAYEMLARFYREDGSMIYPGEIFGAARKRDRLYALDRICRMAAVRAATFTDKKVFINFIPTSIYSPEFCLKSTTMLADRLGVNPDRLVFEVVETENVEDTDHLKRILAFYKEKGFRYALDDVGEGYSTLELLSDLQPHYMKLDMKYVQGVAQDPQKQRTATAFLAEAKRLGSVPLAEGIEAEEDFSWLMQKGYQLFQGYFFGKPAPIGNLGGQC, from the coding sequence ATGACTTGTAATGCGTGTGTCGTCAGCAAATTGCAGTATGAGATTAGGGTAGAAGGGGACCGGAATTTTCTCATTTATCCGGAAGTGGTCCGCCATATGGAACGCAATGGAGAATTAGTCCGTGCCGAAGGGGATACTTTGGTTGTAAGAGAAGCGGGAATGAAGGATTTCCTTGATTTTTGCCATGATCACATGGAGGCGGACAGTGTTTATTTCCGTCTGGATGGCGAAAAATGGCGAGGGCTTACTCAAGCAGAAGAAATCCTTGATAGCCAGTGGATTGACGAGGTCATCCGCAAGGAGCTTGTTACCTGCCACGCTCAGCCGATTCTTGATGCGGAGGGCGGAATTTATGCGTATGAGATGCTGGCCCGATTTTACCGTGAGGATGGTTCAATGATTTATCCTGGAGAAATCTTCGGGGCGGCGAGGAAAAGAGACCGATTGTATGCGCTTGACCGGATTTGCAGGATGGCTGCGGTAAGGGCAGCTACTTTTACTGATAAAAAGGTTTTTATCAATTTCATCCCGACTTCCATTTATTCACCAGAGTTTTGTTTGAAATCGACCACCATGCTGGCAGATCGGTTAGGAGTCAACCCGGATCGTCTTGTATTTGAAGTGGTAGAAACGGAAAACGTGGAAGACACGGATCATTTGAAAAGGATCCTGGCTTTTTATAAAGAAAAAGGTTTCCGTTATGCGTTGGATGATGTAGGCGAAGGATATAGTACACTTGAGCTGCTGTCAGATCTGCAGCCGCATTATATGAAATTGGATATGAAGTATGTCCAGGGAGTTGCACAAGACCCGCAAAAGCAGCGAACGGCTACAGCATTTTTAGCCGAAGCGAAGAGGCTTGGATCGGTTCCGCTTGCAGAGGGAATTGAAGCGGAAGAGGATTTTTCTTGGCTTATGCAAAAAGGATATCAGCTATTCCAGGGATACTTCTTTGGCAAACCGGCTCCAATTGGGAATCTTGGGGGGCAATGCTAG
- a CDS encoding DMT family transporter: protein MKYYLLLLLTSFLWGGNFIVGKTLVDHASPITLTVLRWTIAILCLIPLVWWKEKKLIPPKESILPLFLMGITGVALFQALQFMALEKTSATNVGLISTLNMFSIAAFSFFFLKEKINPLQFFSMFVSLLGVLLVLSKGNFEVIFSLQFNTGDLYMMAAVGMWGIYSVCSKWAMATVTPMMSILYSGIFGLLVLLPFSISDFTVTNVNASFIQSILYTGLVSTVLCMVLWNIGVNKLGPSTSGLFLNFNPIFTAVLAFAFLGEKMTWIQAVGSIIVIVGCFLFTIVKNKPDRSKEKSITIPSPILAREPIKQR, encoded by the coding sequence GTGAAATATTATTTATTATTACTTCTGACCAGCTTTCTTTGGGGCGGAAATTTTATCGTAGGAAAAACACTTGTGGACCACGCTTCTCCTATCACCTTGACCGTTCTAAGGTGGACGATCGCGATTCTCTGCCTGATCCCGCTTGTTTGGTGGAAAGAAAAAAAGCTGATACCTCCAAAAGAGTCCATCCTGCCTTTATTCTTAATGGGAATTACCGGGGTAGCCTTGTTTCAGGCATTGCAATTCATGGCTCTGGAAAAAACCTCGGCAACCAACGTTGGTTTAATCTCGACGTTAAACATGTTTTCAATCGCAGCTTTCTCTTTCTTCTTTCTAAAAGAGAAAATAAATCCACTTCAATTCTTTTCAATGTTTGTTTCACTATTGGGTGTTTTACTTGTTCTTTCAAAAGGAAATTTCGAGGTAATATTCTCATTGCAGTTCAATACAGGGGATCTCTATATGATGGCTGCTGTGGGCATGTGGGGGATTTATTCGGTCTGCAGCAAATGGGCGATGGCAACCGTTACACCGATGATGTCCATTCTTTACTCTGGCATTTTTGGCCTTCTTGTCCTTCTTCCTTTTTCAATCTCAGATTTCACTGTAACAAACGTAAATGCATCATTCATTCAATCCATTTTATATACAGGCCTGGTCTCAACAGTACTTTGTATGGTCCTCTGGAATATCGGAGTGAATAAACTTGGACCAAGTACTTCTGGGTTGTTCCTTAATTTCAACCCAATCTTCACAGCCGTTTTAGCCTTTGCTTTTCTAGGTGAGAAAATGACCTGGATTCAAGCCGTCGGCAGCATCATTGTCATTGTGGGCTGCTTCTTATTCACCATTGTGAAAAACAAGCCTGATCGTTCAAAAGAAAAGAGTATCACAATTCCTTCACCAATCTTAGCCCGTGAACCGATCAAGCAAAGGTAA
- a CDS encoding Lrp/AsnC family transcriptional regulator, protein MESIVNKVLDNVDIRILDLLQKDAQLSNLELSKRVSLSAPAVHARIKRLASEGYIKKQVAILNHEKLGFDLLCFVFISTNMHQAEKLALLEETLESMKEVLECHCLSGEYDYLLKVACKDRKGLEIFIRKLNELGITKIQTSLALREIKDSTVLPIHGDK, encoded by the coding sequence ATGGAATCGATTGTAAACAAAGTTTTGGACAATGTGGATATTAGAATTTTGGATTTGCTTCAAAAGGATGCGCAGCTAAGCAATCTGGAACTTTCAAAGCGTGTGAGTTTATCGGCGCCAGCGGTTCATGCAAGAATTAAGAGATTGGCGTCAGAAGGGTATATAAAAAAGCAGGTCGCCATATTAAACCATGAGAAGCTGGGATTTGATTTACTATGCTTTGTATTTATAAGCACCAATATGCACCAGGCTGAAAAGCTCGCATTACTGGAAGAAACATTGGAATCGATGAAGGAAGTTCTAGAGTGTCATTGCTTATCAGGCGAGTATGATTATCTGCTAAAGGTTGCCTGCAAGGATCGCAAAGGACTGGAGATATTTATTAGAAAGTTGAATGAGCTGGGGATCACCAAGATACAAACAAGTCTGGCTTTAAGGGAAATCAAGGATTCGACGGTATTGCCGATCCATGGTGATAAGTGA
- a CDS encoding VOC family protein codes for MGRLVHFEIHVSDMDRAKKFYGEVFGWSFQDWSEYAGMPYFGAVTGDEKEPGINGALMQRQSAPPVANQALNGFACTMGVENYDATEAKILKNGGNVAMPKYALPGMAWQGYYIDTEGNIFGIHQPDENAK; via the coding sequence ATGGGAAGATTAGTTCATTTCGAGATTCATGTGAGTGACATGGATCGGGCTAAGAAATTTTATGGAGAGGTATTCGGATGGTCATTTCAAGATTGGAGTGAATATGCAGGAATGCCGTACTTTGGTGCTGTGACTGGCGATGAGAAAGAGCCTGGAATCAATGGTGCATTAATGCAGCGGCAGAGTGCTCCTCCAGTAGCGAACCAGGCATTAAACGGATTCGCATGCACCATGGGAGTAGAAAATTACGATGCAACTGAAGCGAAAATTCTCAAGAACGGCGGCAATGTGGCTATGCCTAAATATGCCCTCCCTGGAATGGCATGGCAAGGATATTATATCGATACTGAAGGCAATATCTTCGGAATTCATCAACCTGATGAGAATGCGAAATAG